In one window of Vicia villosa cultivar HV-30 ecotype Madison, WI unplaced genomic scaffold, Vvil1.0 ctg.002934F_1_1, whole genome shotgun sequence DNA:
- the LOC131640102 gene encoding legumin A2-like: protein MAKFLALSLSLCFLLFTSCLAHREQSQQNECQLERLNALQPDNRIESEGGLIETWNPNNRQFRCAGVALSRATLQRNALRRPYYSNAPQEIYIQQGNGYFGMVFPGCPETFEEPQEPERGERRRYRDSHQKVNRFREGDIIAVPTGIVFWMYNDQDTPVIAVSLTDTRSSQNQLDQMPRRFYLAGNHEQEFLRYQHQQGGKEEQENEGNNILSGFKRDFLEDAFNVNRHIVDRLQGRDEDEEKGAIVKVKGGLSIITPPERQAHHHRGSRQEEDEDEKEERQPSHHKSRRDEEEDRQKGGSRRHGDNGLEETVCTAKLRMNIGSSSSPDIYNPQAGRIKTVTSLDLPVLRWLRLSAEHGSLRRNAMFVPHYNLNANSVLYALKGRARLQVVNCNGNTVFDGELEAGRALTVPQNYAVAAKSVSERFTYVAFKTNDRAAISRLAGTSSAINSMPVDVVAATFNLERNEARQLKSNNPFKFLVPPRESDENRAAA from the exons ATGGCTAAGTTTCTTGCACTCTCTCTTTCACTCTGTTTTCTACTTTTCACTAGCTGTTTAGCTCACAGAGAACAGTCTCAACAAAATGAGTGTCAGCTGGAACGCCTCAATGCCCTCCAGCCTGATAACCGTATAGAGTCGGAAGGTGGACTCATTGAGACTTGGAATCCAAACAACAGGCAATTCCGATGTGCAGGTGTGGCCCTCTCTCGTGCTACCCTTCAACGCAATGCCCTTCGCAGACCTTACTATTCCAATGCTCCCCAAGAAATTTACATCCAACAAG GTAATGGATATTTTGGCATGGTATTCCCCGGTTGTCCTGAGACCTTTGAAGAGCCGCAAGAACCTGAACGAGGAGAGAGACGCAGGTACAGAGACAGTCACCAAAAGGTTAACCGATTCAGAGAGGGTGATATCATTGCAGTTCCTACTGGTATTGTATTTTGGATGTACAATGACCAAGATACTCCAGTTATTGCCGTCTCTCTTACTGACACTAGAAGCTCCCAAAACCAGCTTGATCAGATGCCTAGG AGATTCTATCTTGCTGGGAACCATGAGCAAGAATTTCTACGATACCAGCATCAACAAGGAGGAAAGGAAGAACAAGAAAATGAAGGCAACAACATTTTGAGTGGCTTCAAGAGAGATTTCTTGGAAGATGCTTTCAACGTGAACAGGCATATAGTGGACAGACTTCAAGGCAGGGACGAAGATGAAGAGAAAGGAGCCATTGTCAAAGTGAAGGGTGGTCTCAGCATCATAACCCCACCGGAGAGGCAAGCTCACCACCACAGAGGCAGCAGacaagaagaagacgaagatgaAAAGGAAGAGAGGCAGCCAAGTCATCATAAAAGCAGAAGAGACGAAGAGGAAGACAGACAAAAGGGTGGAAGCAGAAGGCATGGAGACAATGGGCTTGAGGAAACCGTTTGCACTGCCAAACTTCGTATGAATATTGGTTCATCTTCATCACCAGACATCTACAATCCTCAAGCTGGTAGAATCAAAACTGTTACCAGCCTTGACCTCCCAGTTCTCAGGTGGCTCAGACTCAGTGCTGAACATGGATCTCTCCGCAGA AATGCTATGTTTGTGCCTCACTACAACCTCAACGCAAACAGCGTACTATACGCATTGAAGGGACGTGCAAGGCTACAAGTTGTGAACTGCAATGGCAACACTGTGTTCGATGGAGAGCTAGAAGCCGGTCGTGCATTGACAGTGCCACAAAACTATGCAGTGGCTGCTAAGTCAGTAAGCGAGAGGTTCACATATGTAGCATTCAAGACCAATGATAGAGCTGCTATTTCAAGACTTGCAGGGACATCATCAGCTATAAATAGTATGCCGGTGGATGTGGTTGCAGCGACATTCAATTTGGAGAGGAATGAGGCAAGGCAGCTCAAGTCCAACAATCCCTTCAAATTTCTAGTTCCACCTCGTGAATCTGATGAGAACAGAGCTGCTGCTTAA
- the LOC131640104 gene encoding legumin A-like encodes MAKLLALSLSFCFLLLGGCFALREQPQQNECQLERLNALEPDNRIESEGGLIETWNPNNRQFRCAGVALSRATLQRNALRRPYYSNAPQEIYIQQGNGYFGMVFPGCPETYEEPRESEQREGRRYRDSHQKVNRFREGDIIAVPTGIVFWMYNDQDTPVIAISLTDTGSSNNQLDQTPRRFYLAGNFEQEFLRYQHQQGGKEEQENEGNNIFSGFKRDFLEDAFNVNRHIVDRLQGRNEDEEKGAIVKVKGGLSIITPPERQAHHQRGSRQEEEEDEKEERQPSHHKSRRDEEEDSKKGESRSHGDNGLEDTICSAKLRMNIGSSSSPDIYNPQAGRIKTITSLDLPVLRWLKLSAEHGSLRKNAMFVPHYNLNANSVLYALKGRARLQVVNCNGNTVFDGELEAGRALTVPQNYAVAAKSVSERFTYVAFKTNDRAAISRLAGTSSAINSMPVDVVAATFNLERNEARQLKSNNPFKFLVPPRESQNRASA; translated from the exons ATGGCTAAGCTTCTTGCACTTTCTCTTTCATTCTGTTTTCTACTTTTGGGAGGCTGTTTCGCTCTGAGAGAACAGCCACAACAAAATGAGTGTCAGCTGGAACGCCTCAATGCCCTCGAACCTGATAACCGTATAGAGTCGGAAGGTGGACTCATTGAGACTTGGAATCCTAACAACAGGCAATTCCGATGTGCAGGTGTGGCCCTCTCTCGTGCTACCCTTCAACGCAATGCCCTTCGCAGACCTTACTATTCCAATGCTCCCCAAGAAATTTACATCCAACAAG GTAATGGATATTTTGGCATGGTATTCCCTGGTTGTCCTGAGACCTATGAGGAGCCACGGGAATCTGAACAAAGAGAGGGACGCAGATATAGAGACAGCCACCAAAAGGTTAACCGATTCAGAGAGGGTGATATCATTGCAGTTCCTACTGGTATTGTATTTTGGATGTACAATGACCAAGATACTCCAGTTATTGCCATTTCCCTTACCGATACGGGTAGCTCCAATAACCAGCTTGATCAGACGCCTAGG AGATTCTATCTTGCTGGGAACTTTGAGCAAGAGTTTCTACGATACCAGCATCAACAAGgaggaaaagaagaacaagaaaatGAAGGCAACAACATTTTCAGTGGCTTCAAGAGGGATTTCTTGGAAGATGCTTTCAATGTGAACAGGCATATAGTTGACAGACTTCAAGGCAGGAACGAAGATGAAGAGAAGGGAGCCATTGTTAAAGTGAAAGGTGGTCTCAGCATCATAACCCCACCAGAGAGGCAAGCGCACCACCAGAGAGGCAGcagacaagaagaagaagaagatgaaaaggaAGAGAGACAGCCAAGTCATCATAAAAGCAGAAGAGACGAAGAGGAAGACAGCAAAAAAGGTGAAAGCAGAAGCCATGGAGACAACGGGCTTGAGGATACCATTTGCAGTGCCAAACTTCGTATGAATATTGGTTCATCTTCATCACCAGACATCTACAATCCTCAAGCTGGTAGAATCAAAACTATTACAAGCCTTGACCTTCCAGTTCTCAGGTGGCTCAAACTCAGTGCTGAGCATGGATCTCTCCGCAAA AATGCTATGTTCGTGCCTCACTACAATCTGAATGCAAACAGCGTACTATACGCATTGAAGGGGCGTGCAAGGCTACAAGTTGTGAACTGCAATGGCAACACTGTGTTTGATGGAGAGCTAGAAGCCGGCCGTGCATTGACAGTGCCACAAAACTATGCAGTGGCTGCTAAGTCAGTAAGCGAGAGGTTCACATATGTAGCATTCAAGACCAATGATAGAGCTGCTATTTCAAGGCTTGCAGGGACATCATCAGCTATAAATAGTATGCCTGTGGATGTGGTTGCAGCGACATTTAACTTGGAGAGGAATGAGGCAAGGCAGCTAAAGTCCAACAATCCCTTCAAATTTCTAGTTCCACCACGTGAATCTCAGAACAGAGCTTCGGCTTAG